The following are encoded together in the Streptomyces sp. NBC_01465 genome:
- a CDS encoding GH92 family glycosyl hydrolase, whose protein sequence is MAALGLAGTAAPASAASPYSTVKDPVSYVNPLIGTSNAGNTYPGAVQPFGMLAWSPQNSKGKQVSTPAPGGYQYAATKIRGFSLTHLNGVGCSGANGDIPIMPYVGDVDSSPSSDTTDAKYASTFSHTDETATPGYYKVGLASGASAALTTTARTGSGEFGFPADKPATMLFRTSNSESGSTGATVKINAAERTVTGSVTAGNFCGPQSANNRKDLYTLYFTAHFDKAFAKVGTWTDGTVAPGSTSASGGTGYSSSGNAVEGKGSGAYITFADGTTSARAKVAVSYVSGQNAEANLRTENGPRKSFDSVRTQAAQAWNKVLKSVEVGGGTDDQRSTFYTALYHSMLEPTLTSDVDGRYLGADRKPHHLAKGQKAQYGTFSGWDQYRAQVQLMTLLNARAGSDYAQSLFNYASQRGGEWDRWLLENGKTSVMSGDPSDAALAGIYAFGGHDFDVDGALKSLVTAATVPTANDSDSAGCNVECVGQRPALDQYLKLGYVPADNCHCWGGAAETLEDAAADYGLSELSRQTGKSADAKKFLDRSGNWTNVFDANATAQGGYIRDRKADGTWAGTFTPGTGSGFVEGTSARYTWMVYSDVAGLAGAMGGDEAAVQRLDAFFRTPDGKSDFSAKDATRYDATNEPDINAPYLYDYLGAPYKTQETVRAEMDQLWSNAPGGIPGNDDAGTMSSWYVFSALGMYPQNPSRADLVLSAPLFPHAVVHTGHGKTITVNAPAASAENSYIHGLKVNGRTSTKPWVPASIVTRGGTLDYTLGATADTSWGSGASDAPPSFPGGGVKYFTGASPDQLKVEPGSGSAETTVKVQSLETEATTVHWAAKAPAGVTVTPAEGDFTVPARGAASAKLTVSAAADTAEGHYTVPVTLTSSGGTELPKTSAAVTVAAKNSMLWNRNSTAISTDDDNPQANFDGEGWSYSAKALAAAGTTPGGTVSSGGFDFVWPKVGAGEPDNIEVAGNSPQVLNVPSAAGDTKLSLLGSAAEGSASGTATLTYTDGTTQQAVIGFSDWTLGGGSQQPSYGNTVAVHTAYRDVQGGGTDPVGTEVFSTAPITLQSGKQLASVTLPSATDGGVLHIFAVATA, encoded by the coding sequence ATGGCAGCACTGGGGCTGGCGGGCACGGCCGCCCCCGCTTCGGCGGCCTCCCCGTACAGCACCGTCAAGGACCCGGTGTCGTACGTGAATCCGCTGATCGGGACCTCCAACGCGGGCAATACCTATCCCGGCGCCGTCCAGCCGTTCGGCATGCTGGCCTGGAGTCCGCAGAACTCCAAGGGCAAGCAGGTCTCGACCCCGGCTCCGGGCGGCTACCAGTACGCCGCGACCAAGATCCGGGGCTTCAGCCTCACCCATCTCAACGGTGTCGGCTGCTCCGGGGCCAACGGCGACATCCCGATCATGCCGTACGTGGGTGACGTGGACTCCTCGCCCAGTTCGGACACCACCGACGCGAAGTACGCGAGCACCTTCTCGCACACCGACGAGACGGCCACGCCCGGCTACTACAAGGTCGGCCTGGCCAGTGGCGCGTCCGCGGCGCTCACCACGACCGCCCGTACCGGATCGGGGGAGTTCGGCTTCCCGGCGGACAAGCCCGCCACCATGCTCTTCCGCACCTCCAACTCGGAGAGCGGCAGCACGGGCGCCACCGTGAAGATCAACGCGGCCGAGCGGACCGTGACGGGCTCCGTGACCGCGGGCAACTTCTGCGGTCCGCAGAGTGCGAACAACCGCAAGGACCTCTACACGCTGTACTTCACCGCCCACTTCGACAAGGCGTTCGCCAAGGTCGGCACCTGGACGGACGGTACGGTCGCGCCGGGCTCCACCTCGGCCTCCGGCGGTACGGGATACAGCTCCTCCGGCAATGCCGTCGAGGGCAAGGGCTCCGGCGCATACATCACCTTCGCCGACGGGACCACCAGCGCCCGGGCGAAGGTCGCCGTCTCCTACGTCAGCGGGCAGAACGCCGAGGCCAACCTCCGTACGGAGAACGGTCCGCGCAAGAGCTTCGACTCCGTCAGGACTCAAGCCGCCCAGGCCTGGAACAAGGTTCTGAAGTCCGTCGAGGTGGGCGGCGGCACCGACGACCAGCGCTCCACCTTCTACACCGCGCTCTACCACTCCATGCTGGAGCCCACCCTCACCAGCGATGTGGACGGCCGCTATCTCGGCGCCGACCGCAAGCCGCACCACCTCGCCAAGGGGCAGAAGGCGCAGTACGGCACCTTCTCCGGATGGGACCAGTACCGCGCGCAAGTGCAGCTGATGACGCTGCTCAACGCGCGGGCGGGCAGCGACTACGCGCAGTCCCTCTTCAACTATGCGAGCCAGCGCGGCGGTGAGTGGGACCGCTGGCTGCTGGAGAACGGCAAGACGAGCGTGATGTCGGGCGATCCGTCCGACGCGGCGCTCGCCGGGATCTACGCCTTCGGCGGCCATGACTTCGACGTCGACGGCGCGCTCAAGTCGCTGGTCACGGCGGCGACCGTACCGACGGCCAACGACTCCGACAGTGCAGGCTGCAATGTCGAGTGCGTGGGACAGCGGCCCGCGCTCGACCAGTATCTGAAGCTCGGCTACGTACCGGCGGACAACTGCCACTGCTGGGGAGGCGCGGCCGAGACGCTGGAGGACGCGGCGGCCGACTACGGCCTCTCCGAGCTGTCCCGGCAGACCGGGAAGAGCGCCGACGCGAAGAAGTTCCTGGACCGCTCGGGGAACTGGACGAACGTCTTCGACGCCAACGCCACCGCGCAGGGCGGCTACATCCGCGACCGCAAGGCCGACGGCACGTGGGCGGGGACGTTCACTCCGGGGACCGGCAGCGGCTTCGTCGAGGGGACGAGCGCGCGGTACACGTGGATGGTGTACTCCGACGTTGCTGGCCTGGCCGGGGCGATGGGCGGCGACGAGGCGGCGGTGCAGCGGCTCGATGCCTTCTTCCGTACGCCGGACGGGAAGTCCGACTTCTCGGCGAAGGACGCCACGCGCTACGACGCGACCAACGAGCCGGACATCAACGCCCCTTATCTGTACGACTACTTGGGGGCTCCGTACAAGACGCAGGAGACGGTCCGCGCGGAGATGGACCAGCTGTGGAGCAACGCTCCGGGCGGCATCCCCGGCAATGACGACGCGGGGACGATGTCGTCCTGGTACGTCTTCTCGGCGCTCGGCATGTACCCGCAGAACCCGAGCCGCGCCGATCTGGTGCTCTCCGCCCCGCTGTTCCCGCACGCGGTGGTGCACACCGGGCACGGGAAGACGATCACCGTCAACGCTCCTGCGGCTTCGGCGGAGAACTCGTACATCCACGGTCTGAAGGTGAACGGCCGGACGTCCACGAAGCCGTGGGTCCCCGCCTCGATCGTCACGCGCGGTGGCACGCTCGACTACACGCTGGGTGCCACGGCCGACACGTCCTGGGGCAGCGGTGCGTCCGATGCCCCACCGTCCTTCCCCGGCGGCGGCGTGAAGTACTTCACCGGTGCCTCACCGGACCAGCTGAAGGTCGAGCCCGGTTCGGGCAGCGCGGAGACGACCGTCAAGGTGCAGTCCCTGGAGACGGAGGCGACCACCGTGCACTGGGCGGCGAAGGCGCCGGCGGGTGTCACCGTCACACCGGCCGAGGGCGACTTCACCGTCCCGGCGCGCGGTGCGGCGAGTGCGAAGCTCACCGTGTCGGCTGCGGCGGACACGGCGGAGGGGCACTACACGGTCCCCGTGACGCTGACGTCGTCCGGCGGTACGGAGCTGCCGAAGACGTCGGCCGCCGTGACCGTGGCCGCGAAGAACAGCATGCTGTGGAACCGCAACAGCACCGCGATCTCGACCGACGACGACAATCCGCAGGCCAACTTCGACGGTGAGGGCTGGAGTTACTCGGCGAAGGCACTCGCGGCGGCGGGTACGACGCCGGGCGGGACGGTCTCGTCGGGCGGCTTCGACTTCGTCTGGCCGAAGGTCGGCGCGGGTGAGCCGGACAACATCGAGGTGGCGGGAAACAGCCCCCAGGTGCTGAACGTGCCGTCGGCGGCGGGTGACACGAAGCTCAGCCTGCTGGGCAGTGCGGCCGAGGGTTCGGCGAGCGGCACGGCCACGCTGACGTACACCGACGGCACCACGCAGCAGGCCGTGATCGGGTTCAGCGACTGGACGCTGGGCGGTGGCTCGCAGCAGCCGTCGTACGGCAACACGGTCGCGGTCCACACCGCGTACCGCGATGTGCAGGGCGGCGGTACGGACCCGGTGGGCACCGAGGTGTTCTCCACGGCCCCGATCACGCTCCAGTCGGGCAAGCAGCTGGCGAGTGTGACGCTGCCGAGCGCCACGGACGGCGGGGTGCTCCACATCTTCGCCGTGGCCACGGCCTGA
- a CDS encoding ROK family transcriptional regulator, whose protein sequence is MTDLRAANPPYAAPVGPSRSRDRGSIRRTNLGVILRILRDSGPRSRAQIATDTGLPKPTVTTLVSELVAHGLISEGSAQREGAVGRPGTLVRIDGHGLCGIGVEISTSYVHVLALTLGGDTAYEHRVAVAVAEAGAKEVLDLTAQAIRACFTALGRDGVRPVGLTLAVPGVVDTAAGTVEYASSIGWRGVAVAEGLRQRLEQPLPRLAVDNDAKLGALAEHFQAEGADVQDMVCITGERGIGAGIISDGRLLRGSTGFAGEVGHMPLDPERRPCVCGRRGCWETMVGLDAILRLAAPDDDWIHDPSVELESRLAELGRRAVEGDARTREALARVAEDLALGLALLTDVLNPRVVVLGGYFTHIGHLMLDRVREVVRERVMAPDAGGCEVRLSELGFAAAARGGAHLALDAVYQDPVRFEEA, encoded by the coding sequence GTGACCGACCTTCGTGCGGCGAACCCTCCGTACGCCGCCCCCGTCGGCCCCTCCCGGTCCCGGGACCGGGGGTCCATCCGGCGCACCAACCTCGGTGTGATCCTGCGGATCCTGCGTGACTCCGGTCCGCGCTCACGCGCCCAGATCGCCACCGACACCGGTCTGCCCAAGCCGACCGTCACCACACTCGTCTCCGAGCTCGTCGCCCACGGCCTGATCAGCGAGGGTTCCGCGCAGCGCGAGGGCGCCGTGGGCCGCCCCGGCACCCTGGTCCGGATCGACGGCCACGGCCTCTGCGGCATCGGCGTCGAGATCAGCACGAGTTACGTCCACGTGCTCGCCCTCACCCTGGGCGGCGACACCGCCTACGAGCACCGGGTCGCCGTCGCGGTCGCCGAGGCGGGCGCCAAGGAGGTCCTCGACCTGACCGCGCAGGCGATCCGCGCCTGCTTCACGGCGCTCGGCCGCGACGGCGTCCGCCCCGTCGGCCTCACCCTCGCCGTGCCCGGCGTCGTCGACACGGCCGCCGGCACCGTCGAGTACGCGTCCTCCATCGGCTGGCGCGGAGTGGCGGTCGCCGAAGGCCTCCGACAGCGCCTGGAACAGCCGCTTCCGCGCCTCGCCGTGGACAACGACGCGAAGCTCGGCGCCCTCGCCGAACACTTCCAGGCGGAAGGCGCGGACGTACAGGACATGGTGTGCATCACCGGCGAACGCGGCATCGGCGCGGGCATCATCAGCGACGGTCGGCTGCTGCGCGGCTCCACCGGATTCGCCGGCGAGGTCGGCCACATGCCCCTCGATCCGGAGCGCCGCCCCTGCGTCTGCGGCCGGCGCGGATGCTGGGAGACGATGGTCGGCCTGGACGCGATCCTGCGTCTCGCCGCCCCGGACGACGACTGGATCCACGACCCCTCCGTCGAACTCGAGTCCCGGCTGGCCGAGTTGGGCCGTCGCGCCGTCGAGGGCGACGCGCGGACCCGGGAGGCGCTGGCGCGGGTCGCGGAGGACCTCGCGCTGGGGCTCGCCCTGCTGACCGACGTACTCAATCCCCGGGTGGTGGTCCTCGGTGGGTACTTCACGCACATCGGGCACCTGATGCTGGACCGGGTGCGTGAGGTGGTCAGGGAACGGGTGATGGCGCCGGACGCGGGCGGCTGCGAAGTGCGCCTCTCGGAGCTGGGCTTCGCCGCCGCGGCCCGCGGCGGCGCGCATCTCGCGCTCGACGCGGTGTACCAGGACCCGGTCCGTTTCGAGGAGGCATAG
- a CDS encoding Fur family transcriptional regulator — translation MSDLLERLRGRGWRMTAQRRVVAEVLAGEHVHFTADEVLARAAARLPEISRATVYNTLGELVSLGEVIEVTADGRAKRYDPNAHHPHQHLVCSGCGVIRDVHPGGDPLDRLPAAERFGFTVSDVQMTFRGLCPDCARA, via the coding sequence ATGAGCGACCTTCTCGAACGGCTCCGCGGACGCGGCTGGCGCATGACCGCCCAGCGCCGGGTGGTCGCCGAGGTACTGGCGGGTGAGCACGTCCACTTCACCGCGGACGAGGTGCTCGCTCGCGCCGCCGCCCGGCTGCCGGAGATCTCGCGCGCCACCGTCTACAACACCCTCGGCGAGCTCGTCTCCCTGGGCGAGGTCATCGAGGTGACCGCCGACGGGCGCGCCAAGCGCTACGACCCGAACGCGCACCACCCCCACCAGCACCTGGTCTGCTCGGGCTGCGGAGTCATCCGCGACGTCCACCCCGGCGGCGACCCGCTGGACCGGCTCCCGGCCGCCGAGCGGTTCGGATTCACCGTCTCCGACGTCCAGATGACCTTCCGGGGGCTGTGCCCCGACTGCGCCCGCGCGTGA
- a CDS encoding TetR/AcrR family transcriptional regulator has product MQTEASGRTTTRRPPDRKARIVSAAAGLFRDRGYHNVSVADVAAEVGITAPALYRHFRGKPDLLFQVVDTTIGTLAASVEEAPDLDTYLRSTAARAMDRRGSAVLWQREARHLPEERREEQRRALNTIAEGIGTLIHGERPELDHSDRQLLAWAVLAVFGSISWHRTSLPRRRFEELLYRLAYATAHCPLGNGPSAAASPAGGTFAGLAVSRREEILVEAIRLFDERGFQSVSTDDIGEAAGATGPSIYKHFPTKTDLLVAAVVRGGEQRRAGTAQALAQAGTPRETLDRLLRSYIEFALDQSHLMGLLIGELDQLPEKEQKTARQGQREYVALWVRLLDEVRPGLETAEARIVVLALLTVVDNAARTGSSGERPDLADRLAEIGTALLLA; this is encoded by the coding sequence ATGCAGACGGAAGCGTCGGGGCGGACGACCACCCGCAGACCACCGGACCGCAAGGCACGTATCGTCTCGGCCGCAGCCGGGCTCTTCCGCGATCGCGGCTACCACAACGTCTCGGTGGCCGACGTCGCGGCCGAGGTCGGCATCACCGCACCGGCGCTCTATCGGCACTTCCGCGGCAAGCCCGATCTGCTGTTCCAGGTCGTCGACACCACGATCGGCACCCTCGCGGCCTCCGTCGAGGAGGCGCCCGACCTCGACACCTATCTGCGGTCCACGGCGGCCCGCGCCATGGACCGGCGGGGTTCGGCGGTCCTGTGGCAGCGCGAGGCACGCCATCTGCCGGAGGAACGGCGCGAGGAGCAACGGCGCGCCCTCAACACCATCGCCGAGGGGATCGGCACGCTCATCCACGGCGAGCGCCCCGAACTCGACCACTCCGACCGGCAACTGCTCGCCTGGGCGGTCCTCGCGGTCTTCGGCTCCATCTCCTGGCACCGCACCTCGCTCCCCCGCCGCCGCTTCGAGGAGCTCCTGTACCGGCTGGCGTACGCCACGGCGCACTGCCCCCTCGGCAACGGACCCTCCGCCGCGGCGAGTCCGGCGGGCGGCACCTTCGCGGGGCTCGCGGTCTCGCGCCGGGAGGAGATCCTCGTGGAGGCGATCCGTCTCTTCGACGAGCGGGGCTTCCAGTCCGTGAGCACCGACGACATCGGCGAGGCGGCCGGCGCGACGGGCCCCAGCATCTACAAGCACTTCCCCACCAAGACCGACCTGCTCGTCGCCGCCGTCGTACGGGGCGGCGAGCAGCGCAGGGCGGGCACGGCGCAGGCCCTGGCCCAGGCGGGCACGCCGCGCGAGACCCTGGACCGGCTGCTGCGCTCGTACATCGAATTCGCCCTGGACCAGAGCCACTTGATGGGTCTGCTCATCGGGGAGCTGGACCAGCTGCCCGAGAAGGAGCAGAAGACGGCACGGCAGGGGCAGCGCGAGTACGTCGCGCTGTGGGTGCGGCTGCTCGACGAGGTGCGGCCGGGTCTTGAGACGGCCGAGGCCAGGATCGTCGTCCTCGCGCTGCTCACGGTCGTCGACAACGCGGCGCGTACCGGATCGTCCGGCGAGCGCCCGGATCTCGCGGACCGCCTCGCCGAGATCGGCACCGCGCTGCTGCTGGCGTAG
- a CDS encoding glyoxalase — translation MTSIASLTLEVTDPTAAKDFYCTAFGLDPELNLRASDAPTTGFRGFTLSLTVSRPATVDGFAEAALAAGATSLKPVKKSIWGYGGVVQAPDGTIWKIATSAKKDAGPDDRKIDDIVLLLGVSDMAESKKFYVGHGLTVAKSFGSKYVEFASEAGAVKLALYGRRALAKDAGVHPDGTGSHRIVIDSDAGPFTDPDGFTWG, via the coding sequence ATGACCTCCATCGCATCCCTCACCCTCGAAGTGACCGACCCGACGGCCGCCAAGGACTTCTACTGCACGGCCTTCGGCCTGGACCCCGAGCTCAACCTGCGGGCCTCCGACGCACCGACGACCGGCTTCCGCGGGTTCACGCTGTCGCTCACGGTCTCCCGCCCCGCCACCGTCGACGGCTTCGCCGAGGCGGCTCTCGCCGCGGGCGCCACGTCGCTGAAGCCCGTCAAGAAGTCGATCTGGGGCTACGGCGGTGTCGTACAGGCTCCCGACGGGACGATCTGGAAGATCGCGACCTCCGCCAAGAAGGACGCGGGACCGGACGACCGGAAGATCGACGACATCGTCCTCCTGCTGGGCGTCTCGGACATGGCCGAGAGCAAGAAGTTCTACGTCGGACACGGCCTCACCGTCGCGAAGAGCTTCGGCAGCAAGTACGTCGAGTTCGCCTCCGAGGCCGGCGCGGTCAAGCTTGCGCTCTACGGGCGCCGCGCCCTCGCCAAGGACGCCGGAGTGCACCCCGACGGCACCGGATCGCACCGCATCGTGATCGACAGCGACGCCGGACCCTTCACCGACCCGGACGGATTCACCTGGGGGTGA
- a CDS encoding glyceraldehyde-3-phosphate dehydrogenase, translating to MTVNDDSFTNWKIREEIAEAMIPIIGKMHRERDVTVLLHSRSLVNKSVVSILKTHRFARQIAGEELSVTETLPFLQALADLDLGPSQIDIGMLAATYRADDRGLSVAEFTAGAVVGATGAHKIERREGRDVVLYGFGRIGRLVARLLIEKAGSGNGLRLRAVVVRRGGEQDIVKRASLLRRDSIHGQFQGTITVDEANSTIIANGNEIKVIYANDPSEVDYTAYGIKDAILIDNTGRWRDREGLSQHLRPGIDKVVLTAPGKGDVPNIVHGVNHDTIKPDEQILSCASCTTNAIVPPLKAMADEYGVLRGHVETVHSFTNDQNLLDNYHSADRRGRSAPLNMVMTETGAASAVAKALPDLKAPISGSSIRVPVPDVSIAILSLRLGRETTRDEVLDHLREVSLTSPLKRQIDFTTAPDAVSSDFIGSRHASIVDAGATKVDGDNAILYLWYDNEFGYSCQVIRVVQHVSGVEYPTYPVPVLS from the coding sequence GTGACTGTCAATGACGACTCGTTCACCAACTGGAAGATCCGCGAGGAGATCGCGGAGGCGATGATCCCCATCATCGGGAAGATGCACCGGGAGAGGGACGTCACGGTCCTGCTGCACAGCCGCTCCCTGGTGAACAAGTCGGTGGTGAGCATCCTCAAGACCCACCGGTTCGCCCGGCAGATAGCCGGCGAGGAGCTCTCGGTCACCGAGACGCTGCCGTTCCTCCAGGCCCTCGCCGACCTCGATCTCGGCCCCTCCCAGATCGACATCGGCATGCTGGCCGCCACGTACAGGGCGGACGACCGCGGCCTGTCCGTGGCCGAGTTCACCGCAGGGGCCGTCGTCGGCGCCACCGGTGCCCACAAGATCGAGCGCCGTGAGGGCCGCGATGTCGTCCTCTACGGCTTCGGCCGTATCGGCCGCCTCGTCGCCCGGCTGCTCATCGAGAAGGCCGGCTCCGGCAACGGCCTGCGGCTGCGCGCCGTCGTGGTCCGCCGGGGCGGTGAGCAGGACATCGTCAAGCGCGCCTCGCTGCTGCGCCGCGACTCCATCCACGGGCAGTTCCAGGGCACGATCACCGTCGACGAGGCGAACAGCACGATCATCGCCAACGGCAACGAGATCAAGGTGATCTACGCGAACGACCCGTCGGAGGTCGACTACACGGCGTACGGCATCAAGGACGCCATCCTCATCGACAACACCGGCAGGTGGCGCGACCGCGAGGGGCTCTCCCAGCACCTGCGTCCGGGCATCGACAAGGTCGTCCTGACCGCGCCGGGCAAGGGCGACGTCCCGAACATCGTGCACGGCGTCAACCACGACACGATCAAGCCGGACGAGCAGATCCTGTCCTGCGCCTCCTGCACCACCAACGCGATCGTCCCGCCGTTGAAGGCGATGGCGGACGAGTACGGTGTGCTGCGCGGTCATGTCGAGACCGTCCACTCGTTCACCAACGACCAGAACCTGCTGGACAATTACCACAGCGCGGACCGCCGTGGCCGTTCGGCGCCGCTCAACATGGTCATGACCGAGACCGGTGCGGCGTCCGCCGTCGCCAAGGCACTGCCCGATCTGAAGGCGCCGATCAGCGGCAGTTCGATCCGGGTCCCCGTGCCGGACGTCTCCATCGCGATCCTCAGCCTGCGGCTCGGGCGCGAGACGACCCGCGACGAGGTCCTCGACCACCTCCGCGAGGTCTCGCTGACCTCGCCGCTCAAGCGTCAGATCGACTTCACCACGGCGCCCGACGCGGTCTCGAGCGACTTCATCGGCTCGCGTCACGCCTCGATCGTCGACGCAGGTGCGACAAAGGTGGACGGCGACAACGCGATCCTCTACCTCTGGTACGACAACGAGTTCGGCTACTCCTGCCAGGTCATCCGGGTCGTCCAGCACGTCTCCGGGGTCGAGTACCCGACCTACCCGGTGCCCGTCCTGTCCTGA
- the katG gene encoding catalase/peroxidase HPI, producing the protein MTENHDAIVTDPKPEETGGCPVAHTRAPHPTQGGGNSNWWPDRLNLKILAKNPAVSNPLTEAFDYAEAFGNLDLPAVKRDIAEVLTTSQDWWPADFGNYGPLMIRMAWHSAGTYRISDGRGGAGTGQQRFAPLNSWPDNGNLDKARRLLWPVKKKYGQNISWADLLILTGNVALETMGFKTFGFAGGRADVWEPDEDVYWGPEQVWLDDQRYTGDRELEDPLGAVQMGLIYVNPEGPNGNPDPIAAARDIRETFRRMAMNDEETVALIAGGHTFGKTHGAGPAESVGDDPEAAPIEQMGLGWKNSYGTGKGGDAITSGLEVTWTSTPTQWGNEFFKNLFGYEWELTQSPAGANQWVAKNAEATIPDAHDASKKKLPTMLTTDLSLRFDPVYEQISRRFLENPDQLADAFARAWYKLTHRDMGPIQRYLGPEVPAEVLLWQDPLPAREGEAVGAADIASLKEQILGTDLTIAQLVSAAWASASSFRGSDKRGGANGARVRLEPQRGWEVNNPEDLAQVLRTLEGVQESFNAKGGKQVSLADLIVLAGSAAVEQAAKDGGVQVEVPFTPGRVDATQELTDVESFSALEPKSDGFRNYVGKGNRLPAEFLLTDKANLLTVSAPEMTALVGGLRVLGANTGGSKLGVLTDRPGTLTNDYFVNLLDLGTEWKSTSEAQDEFEGRDASGAVKWTGTRADLVFGSNSELRAIAEVYASDDAKEKFVKDFVAAWTKVMELDRFDLV; encoded by the coding sequence ATGACTGAGAACCACGACGCGATCGTCACCGATCCGAAGCCGGAGGAGACCGGCGGCTGCCCGGTGGCGCACACCCGGGCGCCGCACCCGACCCAGGGCGGCGGAAACAGCAACTGGTGGCCCGACCGCCTCAACCTGAAGATCCTCGCCAAGAACCCCGCCGTGTCGAACCCCCTCACCGAGGCCTTCGACTACGCCGAGGCGTTCGGCAACCTTGATCTCCCGGCCGTGAAGCGGGACATCGCCGAGGTGCTCACCACCTCGCAGGACTGGTGGCCCGCCGACTTCGGCAACTACGGCCCGCTGATGATCCGGATGGCCTGGCACAGCGCCGGCACGTACCGCATCAGCGACGGCCGCGGCGGCGCGGGCACCGGTCAGCAGCGGTTCGCCCCGCTCAACAGCTGGCCGGACAACGGCAACCTGGACAAGGCCCGCCGTCTGCTGTGGCCGGTCAAGAAGAAGTACGGCCAGAACATCTCCTGGGCCGACCTCCTGATCCTCACCGGCAACGTCGCCCTGGAGACGATGGGCTTCAAGACCTTCGGCTTCGCCGGCGGCCGCGCCGACGTGTGGGAGCCGGACGAGGACGTCTACTGGGGCCCCGAGCAGGTCTGGCTCGACGACCAGCGCTACACCGGCGACCGCGAGCTCGAAGACCCGCTCGGCGCCGTCCAGATGGGCCTCATCTACGTCAACCCCGAGGGCCCCAACGGCAACCCGGACCCGATCGCCGCGGCCCGCGACATCCGTGAGACGTTCCGCCGCATGGCGATGAACGACGAGGAGACCGTCGCCCTCATCGCCGGCGGCCACACCTTCGGCAAGACCCACGGCGCGGGCCCGGCCGAGAGCGTCGGCGACGACCCCGAGGCCGCCCCGATCGAGCAGATGGGCCTCGGCTGGAAGAACAGCTACGGCACCGGGAAGGGCGGCGACGCCATCACCAGTGGCCTCGAAGTCACCTGGACCAGCACCCCCACCCAGTGGGGCAACGAGTTCTTCAAGAACCTCTTCGGCTACGAGTGGGAGCTCACCCAGAGCCCCGCCGGCGCCAACCAGTGGGTGGCGAAGAACGCGGAGGCGACCATCCCCGACGCGCACGACGCGTCGAAGAAGAAGCTCCCGACGATGCTCACCACCGACCTGTCGCTGCGCTTCGACCCGGTCTACGAGCAGATCTCGCGGCGCTTCCTGGAGAACCCCGACCAGCTCGCGGACGCCTTCGCCCGCGCCTGGTACAAGCTCACGCACCGCGACATGGGCCCGATCCAGCGCTACCTCGGCCCGGAGGTCCCCGCCGAGGTGCTGCTCTGGCAGGACCCGCTGCCGGCCCGCGAGGGCGAGGCCGTCGGCGCCGCCGACATCGCCTCCCTCAAGGAGCAGATCCTCGGCACGGACCTGACGATCGCGCAGCTCGTCTCCGCGGCCTGGGCCTCGGCCTCCTCCTTCCGCGGCAGCGACAAGCGCGGCGGCGCCAACGGCGCCCGCGTCCGCCTCGAGCCGCAGCGCGGCTGGGAGGTCAACAACCCGGAGGACCTCGCGCAGGTGCTCCGTACGCTCGAAGGCGTCCAGGAGTCCTTCAACGCGAAGGGCGGCAAGCAGGTCTCGCTGGCCGACCTGATCGTCCTCGCGGGCTCCGCGGCCGTCGAGCAGGCGGCCAAGGACGGCGGCGTCCAGGTCGAGGTGCCGTTCACGCCGGGCCGCGTGGACGCCACGCAGGAGCTGACGGACGTCGAGTCGTTCTCCGCACTGGAGCCGAAGTCCGACGGCTTCCGGAACTACGTCGGCAAGGGCAACCGCCTGCCCGCCGAGTTCCTGCTGACGGACAAGGCGAACCTGCTCACCGTGAGCGCCCCCGAGATGACGGCCCTCGTCGGCGGTCTGCGCGTCCTCGGCGCCAACACCGGCGGGTCGAAGCTGGGTGTCCTCACCGACCGCCCCGGCACGCTCACCAACGACTACTTCGTCAACCTGCTCGACCTGGGCACGGAGTGGAAGTCGACGTCCGAGGCGCAGGACGAGTTCGAGGGCCGCGACGCCTCCGGCGCCGTCAAGTGGACCGGCACCCGTGCCGACCTGGTCTTCGGCTCGAACTCCGAGCTGCGCGCGATCGCTGAGGTCTACGCGAGCGACGACGCCAAGGAGAAGTTCGTGAAGGACTTCGTCGCGGCGTGGACGAAGGTCATGGAGCTGGACCGGTTCGACCTGGTCTGA